From the Antennarius striatus isolate MH-2024 chromosome 15, ASM4005453v1, whole genome shotgun sequence genome, the window TAGTTTTATAACAATCAAATTGAAACTTTCTATAAATCCATAAATTAATAACAATCTTTATTGATAGCAAGCAGTAGATTAATCATGAATACACAGATCACTTACCCCTGTAAGGCCTGGTAAACGTGTCTGGACTTATCCCTCAGGACCGTGAAAATATCTGTACGACAATGCGGAAACAGAACGGGTGAAACCGAGAGCCTCTAAATAACAGAGTTGTCAGCTGACTTCACTGCAGCTCCGATAAATGACAGCGTGAGCATCAGCAGCGGGCCAGCTCCCCTACCTGGATCCTCCTCCATTATGTTCAGGGCTTCAATGGCAGCAGCAGCCAGCATGGGGGGCAAGGAGGCAGAGAAACAGTAGCCCTGTCCTGAGAGCCGCTGTGAATGAATAGAATGTTTCATTAATACTTGCCCCCCCCAGTTGCCCTGTGGCCCCTGTTCCTTTGGGTCTGCCCCCTCCCATGGGGTGGGAATCCTTCTCATCCATGGATCAAACACATCAGCTCTGTTCACCTGGTGGTCGATGACGAAGGAGCGCCCACAGCAGAACCCACCGATGGAGGCCAGAGCGTTCTCCATGTTCGCACTGATCAGGTCGATGTCGTCTATCTGCAGGGCGTCAGGTTAGGGTACGGTGTTACTACTGACCACACAAAGTACCTCCTGCTTGGACTGAACGCTACACGTTTGATTCAATATGACAATAAATCCAAACATTTACCTCAACCTGGATTATTTCTTTCCTTAGAGTGTGTGCATTAGAACACTCACAATAATCCCGTCTTTAATCTAGGTTTACTCACATTGACTCCAAAGTGTTCCGTCACTCCTCTACCATGTTCCCCCAACACGCCAAAGGACATACTCTCCTCCAGGAAGATGCGCACCTTGTACTTGTACTTCAGTCTCACctgaagtacacacacacagagcaggtcCAGCACTACAGATTAAGAGAACCATGTCTGTCAATAAATTACAGATTACCACTGTTGGGGATTTCCATTTAACTATGGAAATAACCACAAAACACGTGTGcttacacagacacagatagtACAACACCTGGTCTACCACACAACGTTCTGAACATAGAAGTACAGACGTACAACATATAGATGAGTGATACACGagaggctgagtcaggctgaTGGTGAGACTCATCCTTCAAGGAGAACCTATGGCAGACACCATCAAGATCATGGTTAAAGAACATTCTAATGATGAGCTCGTCCTCTAAGGAcagtctaacccaaacactaaACCGATCAGGGCCACCATTCAGGCTCTCCTCCAGGTTTGTTGCTGCGTCTGTTGGAGATCCCAGCGCTGGATCCTCACCAGCTTGTGAACTGTTGAACGTCTTCAGTAAACTCTTTTTGACATAATTTGTCTCATCGTTGCAGACACACCTCTAACCGAGCTCAAGATCCACAGAGGGTTTAGTTCAGAGCCAAACCCTGACACCAGGTACTTGTTTGTCTATCGGGTACAATCAGGTCTGGTTTAGTGTGAGGCTCATGGTTACCAGCTCAGGCAGAGGACAGATGTCTGCAGTATTGATGTACAGCCCTTCCACCACAATAAACTTGCGGGTGACTCTGGCTTTGCGAGGGTTCTGTAACAGAATGTGAGTCAGAGAATCAGTGTTCTGATCAGAACAACCGTGGGACAGCCCCCCCTAAACGGAACAGTGTTCTAACCTTATGGTCCTCCAGTTCCTGCTCCTGGAGCAGCCTCTCCAGATCTTCCATGTCATTGTGTTTGAAGTATTTGATGAAGCTGCGGGACGCTTGGAGACCCTTCTGGATGGAGAAGCAGGCGGCTTCATCCCTGAACACCAGAGGACGACACACAGCCCAGATCATGACCGGGTAGTCCAGATCTGCTTCAGGATGAATGTGAGCTCCTCTGTGCTGAGTGTACTCGTTTCTGTTCGGTGCCACTCCTGTACAGGACGCTTCTgagtcagaacacacacaggtactcaCACAAAGACTATGTCCCCCCTCTTGGAGTAGGCAGGGATCGCACTAGCAATGGTAGCAAAGCCGTAGGAATAGATGATCGCCTCTTCTGTCTTCATGAATTTAGCCAGACGGCTCTCCAGCTCCAGGTGAACATCTGAGGAGACAAAGGAGGAATCACACACAGTACGTTGCATAGACTCATGggagttgtgtgacgtctagaCAGTCACTTTTGCCTGTTAGCCGCCTGATGGGCAGAAATGTTAGACTCTTTTCTGAAACGTCTGCATAgagcaaaaaagaatcaactggactttatCTAGATCAGtcgaagatgtttcacctctcatccaggggtgttcttcagttctgactctTTTCTGGTTCATCTTCTGGTGTGGACACCCCTCAGTACGCCGTTTAGTTCCCCTTTGGGGTAACTGtattttcctttcctctgaTAAATATTAATTGGCAGCCTGTGTGGTCCAGACTGACCCTGTTCTAGAGTGATGGGGTATCAGGGTATCAAGATGGACGCACCAATGACACCTGGTACCCCCCTATGGGGGCAGCACTGTTGCCCGGTGCAGGTTTTCGGAGCTTTCCCATTGTTGCACACTGTCCCCAAACTGTTATGGGGAGATGCTTATTCAAGTGTTAAACTGTTAGAGTAAATCTGTCGTACTGATTTACTCTAACAATTTGAAATCCCTTTAATCAACTGatttcaaatgaaattaaaataatttaatttcaagaaATGACAAAATCCAATATGCACATTTAGAAAGACATTCAGAAACACAAGTGTTTCTGACACATTTATACAACTGTGTTTCTAAAGTCATATAAACGTTAACATTCTACCATTAAAGacaattatttatatatatttactgcAAACAAGCCATAAAGCTCAACACCAGGTTTCTAAATGGACGAGCTTTGTACACCCTGACATGTGAACTAAGAGGACTTTTGAAACTCATCTCACGCACCAAACGTTCCGTAGAAGCCTCTCGGTCCACACGTCCCAACGCCGTATTTCTTCAGTGACGCCAAAGCTTTttcctgatattaaaacacacaaaacaggtttttttactgaatgttttctgtcatgACGACAGAACTCAAACCCAGGTGAAGCCTCAGTGTGGACAGCTGAAGTGACGACCCCTGACCTTGACTCGTTCGTGGCCGAGTAGACCCAGGAAGTTGAACGATGCGAAGTTAATGCACTCCTTCCCATTTAGTATGATTTTGTGGCTGGGGGGTctgtggtggaaaaaaaacctttgttaTAATTGTTCAAATGGTTATTGTTCAATCCTGCTTTTCACTGTTCAGGTCACTATTCGCGTTATTTTCTCCTTTCCAGGAGGTCACTCTGGGTCATTGTCCCCATTTTCCCTTCTCTGACTGACTACTAGGTATCTTAAGTACTATGGAAAGAAACATCAAGCTCTGTATGTTTGGACAACCTTAGACCCTGTTCTTTAAAACGTTCTTTTCTGCAGAGAAACAGAAGCTATTTAACTGTTTGATCTGAGGTTAACGGTGGTTCACTGGAGGCTACAGCTGTTCTTCTGGTTGTTCTGGTTCCAGTGAAAATCCACTGCTGTTCACTCTGTATGCAGTCTGGTGTACATACCATaaaaattcatacatttattacgTAATAGTGTCTTATgtaaattaaactttatttttctgtttttcttctagaTCTCAAGGGATTATTAGCAGTAGGATCCATGGACTCATTTATGGGGCCCACCAAATATCAATTTTGAATCTGTGATCAGTTG encodes:
- the sptlc1 gene encoding serine palmitoyltransferase 1, with translation MASGQQWVLVEMVQAFYEAPAYHLILEGILILWIIRLLFSKTYKLHETYKLTEKEKEDLIEEWQPEPLTPPVSRDHPSFKYDIVTGPPSHKIILNGKECINFASFNFLGLLGHERVKEKALASLKKYGVGTCGPRGFYGTFDVHLELESRLAKFMKTEEAIIYSYGFATIASAIPAYSKRGDIVFVDEAACFSIQKGLQASRSFIKYFKHNDMEDLERLLQEQELEDHKNPRKARVTRKFIVVEGLYINTADICPLPELVRLKYKYKVRIFLEESMSFGVLGEHGRGVTEHFGVNIDDIDLISANMENALASIGGFCCGRSFVIDHQRLSGQGYCFSASLPPMLAAAAIEALNIMEEDPDIFTVLRDKSRHVYQALQGVPGLKLVGEPIAPALHLQLDTSLGSRDSDMQLLRAIVDYCLERRVALTLAHYLEKEERFLPPPSIRVVVTVEQTEEDVLRAVSCITEAASAVLNK